GTTCTCGAGCTTTCTCAATTGATGAGCCCCAATGCCAAACCAGCAATGTTTGAAGAAATTTTTGCCGATCTTGCGTTAATAGGTAGTGAACATAAGGATGAAGGTGACCATAAGCTGCTCCACAAGGCAATATCAGAATTACGCAGGGCTTTTAAAGTTTTTTTGCCGTATCGCAACAAACGCAAGGTCGCCATCTTTGGGTCCGGAAGAGTTAGTGAATCTCACCCAAATTATAAGCTAGCTTTGGAACTCGCCCAAAAGTTGGTTGTCCATGATTATCAGGTCATAACTGGTGCTGGAGGCGGAGTTATGGAGGCAGCAAACAAGGGAGCTGGCAGAGAAAACAGCTTCGGACTAAATATCAATCTTCCTATGGAACAAACTGCCAATGCGTTTATTGAAAATGATCCACACCTCATCGAATTCAAGTATTTTTTTACCCGGAAACTCGTATTTATTAAAGAATCTTCTGCTACAGTTCTTCTACCAGGAGGACTTGGCACTCTGGATGAAGGAATTGAAAGTCTCACCTTATTTCAAACCGGCAAGTGCATGCCAAGGCCCATAATCCTATTGGAACAAACTGACGGCAACTACTGGGACTGTTGGATGGATTTTTTTAATTCAATGATGGTTGAACAAGGTTTCGCGGACAAAAGTGACATAAACCTTGTATATAAAGCCCTAACCGTAGAACAGGCTATTGGCCATATTATTAACTATTATAAAGTCTTTCATTCTCTCCGTTATATTGGAGACCTAACCATTATGAGGCTCACCAAGTCCCTTTCTTCTGATATGGTTAAGGATTTAAATCATGAATTTCAGGACATAATCTTGAAAGGGTCCATGCACCTCAGCCCACCTCATAAACTGGAAATAAAAAATAACGAGTTTCTTGAACTCCCACGCTTATCTCTACACTTCATCAATTCCAAATATGGCAGACTCAACCAATTGATTGAAGCCATAAATAAAGCCTGACCCTAGAATTAGCATATTTTCATACAATTAGGGCAATGAATGTATTTTTCTATTACCATACTAAACAAATTTTAAATATAAATTTTAATTTACTCGTAAAAGATCTCTTTTTTTATAAACATTTAAAAAAAAGTCCATTATCAACCACTTTTGTCCTGTTTATTGATTATATTATGAATAGGAGTGATGAGTAATTTTTTCAGGTGAGACCGATAACTTTAAAAATGGTGAAGTTATCTTTCATGAAGGCAGCCCTAGGATTAGACTTATATAATTGGGTCAGGTTCCATTGCAATGCTTGAAAAAACACGTGGTGGGCAGAAAATTCTGGATGTTTTAGATGACAACGAAATTTTTGGTGAGATGGGTCTGATTGACGAGGAAGTTCGGTCTACAACAGCATTTGCTCTTGAATACTGCACTTTATCAGTCATTACTCCAAAGACGCTTCATTATTTATTCGAAAAAGATGCATTATCACTATCGCCTCTATTGGAGATACTTGCACAACGTTTGCCGTCAGAGTACCAAATTATTGAGAGATGAAATTAAAGTTGGTAACAATTTGGCGATACCAACTTGAAGAGATTAGAAAACCATGGACCACGAGCTTACAACTTTTTATAAAGGTGTTTACATATTCCTGCGAAGGCCAGCAAAGTAACTGCGCATACATTATCGATTCAGACCTTATCGGAGTATATCAGGAAGATTCACATGGCAACCTGTCATTAGTCCGCAAACTGGTAAAAAATGAAATGTTTGATGAAATCGGTTTGATCAATGATAAACCCAGGCCTGCGACTGTAAACTCTATTGAAAACAGAAAAGTCTCTGTTATAAGCAAAGATTGTTTCCTCTCACTGGAAAGAGTCAACCCCGAATCCCTGGTGCCATTATTAAGGGTACTATCTGGGCGTATTCGCGAAAACTACAAACTGTCAAATCATAATAACGCCTCTATCTAAAAACCATACAGCCTAAATCCCCATAACCCACATATTTACAAAGGGTTATATTTCATGTAAAATGGTGTCGGATTAAAGGTCAAGTTTCTTTCATAAATTACCGTTTTATAACTGTGAACCATGGTTATTAAACGGTTTGGC
The Nitrospinota bacterium genome window above contains:
- a CDS encoding LOG family protein, which codes for MKGLHLLQANMNQKDNNINQSRIEELVLELSQLMSPNAKPAMFEEIFADLALIGSEHKDEGDHKLLHKAISELRRAFKVFLPYRNKRKVAIFGSGRVSESHPNYKLALELAQKLVVHDYQVITGAGGGVMEAANKGAGRENSFGLNINLPMEQTANAFIENDPHLIEFKYFFTRKLVFIKESSATVLLPGGLGTLDEGIESLTLFQTGKCMPRPIILLEQTDGNYWDCWMDFFNSMMVEQGFADKSDINLVYKALTVEQAIGHIINYYKVFHSLRYIGDLTIMRLTKSLSSDMVKDLNHEFQDIILKGSMHLSPPHKLEIKNNEFLELPRLSLHFINSKYGRLNQLIEAINKA
- a CDS encoding cyclic nucleotide-binding domain-containing protein; translation: MLEKTRGGQKILDVLDDNEIFGEMGLIDEEVRSTTAFALEYCTLSVITPKTLHYLFEKDALSLSPLLEILAQRLPSEYQIIER
- a CDS encoding cyclic nucleotide-binding domain-containing protein, which produces MKLKLVTIWRYQLEEIRKPWTTSLQLFIKVFTYSCEGQQSNCAYIIDSDLIGVYQEDSHGNLSLVRKLVKNEMFDEIGLINDKPRPATVNSIENRKVSVISKDCFLSLERVNPESLVPLLRVLSGRIRENYKLSNHNNASI